CATGCCTTTCCTTTTGTGGGATTGTCAGGGTCTGTCTACCCCTAGAGTTGTCTAGTAGTTGGCTTGGTTTTCTTTTAGGTATACCCTTATTTTGCATAAAAAAAAGATACTTATTTGATACTCCAAATTCAACACACCCCTGTACACCTAACTACAATTCGTGATTTGATGCTCAAAATTTAAGACACCACTTCATTATCTCAAATAGTCTATTTATCTCAAACAATCTAATACATTTTTCAGATTTTCTTATCTCAAATAGCATATAAGCTTCCattcattttataataatcataattaacaaaaaatatttcaataactCATTTCAATATTCAttagcaatttttttaaaagaaataaactcTCTTATATTACAACAGTTGCCCTCTATTTTACAGCAGAGATGAGGCAAACAAATGATGACTGGTTTGCGGTAGAGATGAGTAGACAACAACAACAATGTTACAATAAGCAGAAACGACCAGAGCTGTGTGAAACGACAATGGCAACTGGTAGAGAGGAGTGACAAGTTTATTCTTTAAGATTTCAATGATGATATTAAACCCAAGGAGCAAATAAAGTAAGATGCCAAGATCTTCTCTTGGACGATGACAATGGTGACGTTGAACTAGCAAGATCTTCTCCGATCTGAGGTGAGATTGGAGGAAAGAAGAGGAGAGAGGAGGGATTGGGGAAGGTCTTTGCCAAAGATGTGAGGTGCGTGAGTTGTGGTTAGTGTCGGTATTTTGAGGTGCTGAGGAATTAGATTAGGTCTTTACCAAAACGATGTAATATTGAGTAGTATTCGTTTTAGTTTGATACAATCGAAAATTTTTTAaccaaaatcaaactgaataaaaATCACTAACTttcttaaaaatcaaaattgaatcaaaccgaataaaaaataaaatcgaactgaacttttaaatttatttaatttagtaaGCTATTtcgatttaaaatgaatattatttactctagaaattaaataaaaattagagttTGATGAATATATATTAGCAAATTTTTAATCTATGCTATTTTGTATTAAGATtgcaatattatattattacaaTTTTAAATCGTGCAGatgtattatataatatttttaaagtttaaaatgaCATAATacctttttaatataattgaaagatatatatatatttcattttatttttaaatataaattaaatataaaactcaattagataataatatgttGGAATGGAGTGAACGGAAGTTTTAAAGTAAGGTAAAATAAGGTAAGGTTTTAAAACCCAACAATTTAGTGCATTTAAAAAAAGAGAATTTTGAAGATTTGCCATACCTTTTTTCTGTGATTAATCTTTCTCCTAAACAAAGGAATTATGTTAAAAATCATACCTTACTTCCAAATCTTGTGTGAAATTAAATCCTTGTAAAAAAACAATTGACATCCGTCATATGCAACTTGGACCAAACACCACGCCAGGGAGAGAGAGCATATACTTGGTAGAGAGAGATATTGAATAGAAGATGCCGAAGGTGTGGAGAAGGACAGAAAGCAGGTAGTGCCACGTGTTACACTACCTGGCGAACACACATCGCATCTTCGGCTTCCGTTCCATCATCTCCCTCCCTCTTCCTCCCCTCACAGGTTTTTATCCTTGCACCCTCCAAAGCTTTTGCCTGTGGCGGTCTTCGTCTCTTCTTCaccttattttttttcttgcttTTCCCTTTTTAAACCTTTTTGTTCTCGTCGCCCTAAGAACTGTTTCATTttccagagagagagagaacccAGAGTTCTGAAATTTTGGTTTTCTATGATCaggtattttttcttttaattattcttcTTGTTGGGATCAGAAAATATTTATCTCGTTTTCTGAATTTAGGTCTATTTTAGCTGTTGCATCGAGCCTGGATTCTGCAATTAGAGGAGGAGGTGTTCGTAATTGGAATTTTTATTGATTGAGCTTcgttttctatttttatattagatttagggttcttcttcttattcttctttttttttttgggtggtGGTGCTGGAATTGGCAGCCATGATTGGTATTGGAAGATTTGATTGTTTTAGGTTCTGATGTTGAGCTgccaaatgaaaattttatttatttgttgtttTGGAATAAGTGAGCAGCCTGGTTATGCAATTTGAGTTCGAAAATATTATTAGCTCTATGTTATGAGAGTGATACCTCCATGTGTAATAAAAACATTGAGTGCTTGAACAAGACTCATAGCCCTGTTGATAGCCAGCAAAACCCTCACCACTTGATGGATATCCCAACATCTGCCGCTTCCACTGGCTCCAACGTGAGTTCATATGATGAAACCCCCCGTGTTAAGTTCTTGTGTAGCTTCCTAGGTAGCATTATGCCTCGACCTCAGGATGGCAAGTTGCGTTATGTGGGTGGAGAGACGAGAATTGTGAGTTTGCCAAGGGATATTTGTTATGAAGAATTGATGAGTAAAATGAGGGAGCTGTATGAAGGGGCAGCGATTTTGAAATATCAACAGCCTGACGAGGATCTTGATGCCTTGGTGTCGGTTGtgaatgatgatgatgtgactAACATGATGGAGGAGTATGAAAAGTTGGGTTCTGGGGATGGATTCACTAGGCTTAGGATATTTCTATTTTCACATCAGGAACAAGATGCTTCTTCACATTATGTTGATGGAGATGAGAGGGAGTCTGAGAGAAGGTATGTGGATGCACTGAATAATTTGAATGATGGAGCTGATTTTAGACGGCAGCAATCTGAGTCTCCTTCGATTGGTCCAGTTGAAGATATCCATCTACAGGAACAGTTATTTAATCCAATGAATCTTGACAGTGGCCTTCACAGCCAGAGGAATAGTGAGATGTCAATGCTACAGTACAACTTGCATCACATTGCAGTTCCTCAGCGGTTTAGTGAAATGGAAGGTTCATGGAGTCCTGCAATTTATTCTCCTGGGCATCATGGGCAACCTGATCCAAGACCAATAACAGAGTTTCCAAGTTCCCCCCCTTCTCGGTATCGTATGCAGTTTGGGGAATTGCCCGATAGAGGCATGGATAGAATATCTGAAGAATATGCTCGGTCTCAACTAAGTCATCATCCTGCTTTTGACCACCAGCTGCCATATTCCGAGAATGTAATATGGATGCCTTCTGGAGCTATCTCCAGTGACAAGGCTGGTTTTCCTAACAACTTGCTGCATGGTCCCAGTGTTATTGATGGGAACAATGCTTGTGAGCATTGTCGGGTGGCTTTCCAAAGAAATCAACATCATTTGGAGCAACCCAACATAGGAAATGCAGTTCACCAGGTTGCTAATCCTTGTGCTGAGTGCCATCCTAATAGGGATCATTTCATGTTAAATGCGGATGCAAAGGTTCACCACTCATTGTATCCCAAAGATCAGAATGATCCTCGATCCATCTACGGTGAAGCCCATGGCCATGAAAGAGGATGGAATCTGCAACATCAGTCAAGTCCTTGTGCTGATGAAGCAAGAGTACATATCTCTGGAGCTGGAAGATTAAACGAGCACTACATTCTAGATGGTCCTGGCATGAATTATCCTATTGGGCATGCCAATTTGGTGGATGGCCATCATATGTCGTCTAATTATATCCATCATCAAACTGGATATGAATTGGGTAATGAAGTGTTTCATGATCAACCAGTGGCTGCTTCACACCATCTACATGTTCCACTTCCTGATGAACGTGCAGTCCGGTATGGGAATTTTCCTTATGCTTATGGAGCAGATAGTCTTTATCCAATGTCTCATGGACATTCACATCCTCAGAATTTATGGCGAAATGTTCAGAACCCTGTCCATAGTACTCCTTATGAAACATCTGGCACAACCCCACAGGTGAATGGTACTGTTAATCCAGCACTTCTCAGGGGCACAATGGAGGGTGGTCAAAGGGTTGTTACTAGCATGGATAATCAGCACTCTAGGATAGAGTCCTCACCAAAAATTTTAGGTTTTGATGGGACAACTACACCAGACTACTCTTATGGTCATCCTTTGAAATTGGCTCCAAATCATTGTAGTCCAGAGAATAAGCAGTTGCTTGCTCATGAAACCACCCGACCACCCCTTCCACGTGAAATGCATAACTCATCTCCAATTTTGGGTACTTCTGGTTACAATCCAGATTTAAATAGCCGAACAATTGCTGAGGCAGTAAAAATGGATGAAAAAACTGCCCTTAGCATGGACAAAGAAACAAATCATGTAGAAAAGGTTGAAAAATTAGATGTGCCAAACATACCCTGTCCAGATCAAAAAATGATTCCCCATACAAATAGTGATGCTGCATTAGCGGAGTCTGCCCATTCTAATGTTTTGAGGAATACTGAAGGAAGTGGTGACATTGTGAAAGTGGGTGAAAAAGACCCTTCTGCTGTTATGGAAGAAACAAAGCTATCAATTGACCAATTAAGTTTTTTACCTGAGCTTATTGCTACTATGAAAAAAGTAGCACTGGAAGAGGCTGAGGAGGTGAAAGCTATAGTCAAAGAAAATCCTGACTCTGTAGTGCTTAGTTCAATAGGAAAAGAAGCAACTCTTACTGAATCTGAAGTAGTGGTGAGAATGAAGTGGATTTTCTATTTGCTGAAAGAGTATGGTACTGTGCTTTTGCTTGTTATTTTCTAATGCCTTGCGTGTCCTGTAGAATGCTCAAGAAGAAACAGAGTTGGATTCAGACAATGATAATATAAACTCTAACAAAATTGAGCCAACCAAGGCTGAGGCAGAAGCCCTTGAAAGGGGATTACAGGTCCAAATCTGCTGTCTCATTCACATGATCAATATTTTTGTTTTGCTGGTTATGGATGTTCATCTATTAATTCTTGTGTATTATATCATGTCTGTCAACTTGCACTCTGGTTTTAACCACATGCTTGTTTTGTATTCAGACAATAAAAAATGATGATCTGGAGGAGATCCGTGAATTAGGTTCTGGAACATATGGAGCTGTTTATCATGGAAAATGGAAGGGTTCTGATGTTGCTATAAAGAGAATAAAAGCGAGCTGCTTTGCTGGGAAGCCTTCTGAAAGAGAGCGTTTGGTAGTTATCTATATAACCTTCTGATAATTCTTCCTTTTTGGCAACTTGAATTCCCTTAACCTTGTTATGGAGGAGTAACTTAGTATTTCAGAAAAATTTGATGCTTGATCTAATAGTACTCGTAAAGCAGCATCAAAGGAGGTTTGTGATATTCTTGATTCTTCACATCCCATTTGCTGAAGCAGAAAACTATAAGTAGTGGCCTTCAAGATGCTAGCGAGGAAAATCTTGGGTGATAATTAGGTGCATTTAATAgaagtaaaaaaaatttgaacCAGAACCTTTTTGGTGGATGAAATGTAACCTTGCTTCTTATATTCCTTTTATGGTTTTTGCCGCCATTGTGTGAAAATTGAGGAATTGAATATATGGTGTGTGATAGGAGTACGTATTCCTCAACATGTTTCTATAGTAACTCAGGTACAAATTGAGGGATATATAATACTAGTTGGTAGCTTCTACATGTTTGACTCATCGGTTACAACTGTACCCAATTCTTCGAACATAttcttttttttgctttttcttgTACATTTTTCTTACACCAATCACTTTTGGTATATCCTGGGAGCTCAATAAGTCAGCAATTGTTCAGGGATGATATTCATTCAACTAGCATCATTCAAATGACCGTACATAAATCTGTGATTGCTCATAGCACTGATGTTAGCTCTTACCATATTAGTTTAAATCTACAGGCTAAATCTTAAATGTACTTGAATCTTACAACTCTTGCTTTGAATTTCATGATTCTCGATTCGATTCCACATTCTAGCGATTCAAATCTATAGGGTGAATCGCAAATGTACCTTGAATTCGACTAAGTCTAGAGAATCAATGGTGAATCAGGTGAATTAATACGGATCCACCGATTCTTTACTTGATTCAAGAGATTAATTTTAAAGGCTTGTTAGTTTAAGATTTCATTCTCTTTTGCCATGAGAAGTGCACATAAAACTTCACTTAGCTATTTTTTATCCGCAGCTCATTCTTTTCCATCtccctcttctttttcttttttctttttttgttcatttatttctcTAGTTATAATTATCAGGTTAtgacattttatattaatatcttTTAATCATTTGACGTGATGTGtcatcattttttattatttaattatttgatacaAATTTAAATAAGAGTTTCAGCTCATATGTAATTCATTGTGTACAATTCAAGAGtttctaatttataatataaaactatATAACGTAATAAGAATATGTTATTCTATTATAAAACAATTTTTAATTGCATAAATTATagttctatatttttaatatattttattatgatatttttatacttattttttagaagatatattatttttaattaaattttaaaaatctttaattgtataaattataattctatatttttaatatattttattatgatatttttatacttattttttagaagatatattatttttaattaattttaaaaatattttattgaaccTTACGATGTAATTTGATTCTCGATTCCTAATGCACAAAATGAATATTTTTTCCTGGTATGAATATAGATTTGACAACTGTGGCTGATAGATGTCTATTAGTTACACTGGTGGAGTTATTTGGTTGTTTGATATATTATGAGCCACCTGGTTGATTATGGACTTGATtatgtaataattatttttgtatttattttgtagATTGCAGATTTTTGGAAGGAGGCTTTAATGTTGAGTTCATTACACCATCCAAATGTTGTTTCTTTCTATGGCATAGTTCGTGATGGCCCAGATGGATCTTTAGCAACTGTGACCGAGTTTATGGTTAATGGATCTCTGAAACAGTTTTTGCAGAAGAAAGACAGGTAACCTAGTTGATGATAATGATAATGTGGATTACTGGGTTTGCATTTTCTGAATTTTGTATCATTTGTCGCTAGTTGTTttgcttttaaattataaaagagTGTTTATGGAAGGCAAAACTTATTGacaaagagggaaaaaaaatagAGCAAACAATGCAATTTTGGAATGAAGATCTGTAACACTTCAATGTCATTGGACAGAACCATAGATCGTCGTAAGAGACTCATTATAGCTATGGATGCTGCATTTGGGATGGAGTATTTGCATGGGAAGAACATTGTCCATTTTGATTTGAAATGTGAGAACTTGTTAGTAAATATGAGAGATCCACAGCGGCCTGTTTGCAAGGTATGAAGTTGATATAAAAATGCGAGATTCCCAGCTAAACTTGGGTTCAGCTCTTCTTTTGTTaggttaatttaaattttactgaATATTTTGGTAGTTAAAGAAACAAATTAGTGCTGAAGGGAATTGGTTGGCAACTTACATAGTATACATGGTCTCATAGATTGGTGACTTGGGCTTATCAAAGGTGAAACAGCACACCTTGGTGTCAGGTGGTGTACGTGGAACTTTACCCTGGATGGCACCTGAGCTTTTGAGTGGAAAAAGCCACATGGTGTCGGAGAAGGTAAAAAGGTTCATTTCTCCACAGATATTAAATTGGTATAAATATGCTATTTTATATCATGCTATTTTTTGTGCTGTAGATTGATGTATACTCATTTGGGATTGTTATGTGGGAATTACTCACGGGGGAAGAACCTTATGCTGGCATGCATTGCGCCTCCATTATTGGTAAGCACTCTTACATCAGTACACTGCATTGATATATCATTGGAATAACATATTTTCCTCCTCACTGACAAATACTGTATAAACTGATGTGGATCAAGATAAAAATCGGTAAAAAGTAGGGAACATAAGAATCTATCCAGAACAAATTGGAAGGGAAATGGTAATTCTCGAGTATAGTAAATAATACAAATTTGTTCTGGGAAGTGGTAATTATCAAGAATGGTAAATAATACAAAGAAATTTTTCTCAATTACAATCTCTCAAGTTCAAGGGATTCTTAGCACTTTTCCcaggaaaaagaaaacaatgAGTCCTGCCCTCTTGCCCAAAGTAATACTGCCACAAATAATTATAGAATTTTGCAATCCTTCTCCTTTCTCCTTTCTCACTGACTCTATTTATAGATTCTTCAACTTTTCAATCTGTTAGAAGAATCTCCAGGATGCATAGTTAGAGATCAAGTTTCTTTAATTTTTGGGATATTGGTATTCTTAGAAATGTTTGTATAAGTGTTAGGTTGTATTAACAGTCTCTATGCGCACTGTGTATATTCTGTTTCTTCTGTACTATGAGCATATACAAAATAGTTTTACAACAATCTAGTGTTAGAGTTTTGAACCTTAATAGAATTAGAAAATTGGGAAAGGAAAGATTCAGAACACTGTTGGAATCATActattttgattcgattcaattcccCATCTTAGCATTTAAATTTATCGTTTGAATCACAAATGTTCCTGAATTGTGatggaataaaaaaaaattgatagtgAATTGGATGAATCAATATGAATTTACCATTCGGTTGACTCTTTTTTCTAGAGGATTAGACTCTATAGCTTCGAAATACAGATGTCACTCCATTTAAGTGTAGACTGTAGAATAGATCAAACCTTCCCTGAGGTATTTTTCTTCCATCAGCCATTCTTTTcacacacttttttttttttcttatttttatttttatttttatttttattttgtgttgATTTGCTTATCTAATTATAATtgtcaaattataaaattttatattcatatattctgaccttttaatttaatctaccatcatggttttaaataacggcTGTTAGGTAACGTAACGACTGTTATTTACAGGTTTTAGAGAAGGCCATGGCCGTTAAAGCCGTTATTTAACGGTAATAAAATTTTGTTAGAGTAACGGCCGTTACATAATGGTCACGGCTTTTACAGGCTGCAACTTAACAGCCATAATGACTGGTACTTTCTTTTCTCTGCTGAAATTTGCAGAGAGTGTTGTCTTCTTGTTGGGACAGCCTTCTTGATGTGATGTTTGAATAATTGAAGGCTTGAAAACTCTCTTTTGAGCCTTATCACTTATCTTTTCCAAGCCAAATTGCCAAAaactataaaaaagaaaaaaatacatGAGATTTCCCTCAATTCTCAAGCTCTCTTTTCAACTTTCTCTTAAATTTCTCTTCAATAATCAAGAACTCTATATTTAGAGTGGTTTCAAAATCTATTGTGCAAAAAAGTTAGTTTAGAATGTCTAAATAAAAATGGTTAgaagttaaaatatttgataactTTTATTAAAAGATCAAAGTGGATCTACTCAAGAACCTACTAAATACTCGTTCTGATGGTAATTGAGGTTAATTATCAAGCATGATGtttaaaaattgtaaattttatgtattattAAGTTGTATAACTTAGTTTTAATTGCACCTTTAAATATAGAGTTCCAACACATGCCCTATGATAATCATTGTCGACAATTCAAGAGTCCATATTTATATCATAAAACTATGTATCATAATGAGATTATATTGTTCAATTATAAAGTACACTTCTAATTAGCTAAATGAAAATTCATCATTTGTCAAAATATGTAATTGTGATATGTAACTGATAGAGCAAGAGTGAAACTCCAAGAGAAAACAAGAATGGCAGATAAGTGCTCTTTTCATTTCATTCTTTGACCCCGCCAAAGGCCATAACAACTTTCATAGAATATCTAATATCCTGACATTTTTATAACTAACTATTTATAAATCCTCATTTTGTCATTATTCCCTATTCTCCTAGCAAGGACACTATCCCAAAATCTCTTAATTTGTTCTTAAAAAATTTTgggagaaattttttattctatttcaaTGGAATTAATCTTTATaaggtttgagtatttatacacaaagaataatctaaattagaaatatttataataagaataaaatctcttaaatcAAGCCTAATTAGGACCCCAAAGATTTGAATCCTCCTAATTAAGAACCTTCTATGTTGGTCAATACTCCTCCTTGGTGCATAAATATCACACATGCTCAACTTGCAAACCAAGGTATGATAGGTCTTGTTGCTGATTCTTTTGATAAACACATTAGCTAGGTGTTCATTGGAAGTCACATGATCTAACCTCaaaatacaatttattaatttctctaTGTGCTTCGTTCGGTTATATTGAACTGGATTGTGAGCTATACTAATGGCAGCATTGTTGTCACAGTATGAGAGGAGTTTGTCTCTCTCCAATAGTTTCTATTTCCGTCCTTGCTCATATATCACTTTTGTGCTTCGTTGCTCGTTTATCCCTAGCACATATCGCAGCTCCCTCTACTGTTTCTGCTTACTATTTTCAGTCCTTTGGTATGCGACATCTACTGCTCTGGACTGATGCTATCAAGTCTGAGACCTGCAATGTTTTTTGAGATCTGCTTAAAATTCATTTCTGACGTTTCTTCCATTTCCTTctttaaaatgttattatttatTCCCGCTAATGGATCAGCATGGAATcctaattttattctttttcaaaAGATACTATTTCAGTACCAAAACCTGCCATTGCAAACAGCAGGAAAAATTGTCTGATCTTGTGATATTGATCCCAATTCATACTGAATTCTGAAGTCTGAACCCATTACCTATTTTTCTTGACCCCTTTTATCATCAATATTACATCATCTTTTGTCACTGTTAGAAGAATGTATTTCCCCACTCATACACGTTTATCCAATCTCTGCAAGCCATCCTACAATATAGTACGTAAAATGGTGAAAGCCAAGGTGTTCTGATTATGGTAAATTATGCCAGTTATTTGTTTTATTGTTTCTTTGGCATGCCTTTATGTGTTCTCTCCACTCATTTGCAGGAGGGATTGTGAACAACTCTCTACGTCCACAAATCCCAACATGGTGCGATCCAGAATGGAAGTCATTAATGGAAAGTTGTTGGGCCCCTGATCCGGCAGAGAGGCCATCATTTTCAGAAGTTTCTAAGAAACTGAGAAACATGGCTGCTGCAGTTAATGTAAAATAATTCTGTTCCTGGATCAGTTGATTTCAATTACCTTGCTGGCTGAAAaggttcaaaaaataaataaataaataaataaaaaatttaaaaaaataaaaaaaggagaaaaaccaCCAAGATTTCTCTTTTTAATGACGTCTACCAGTTTGGAAGCATATTCTGGCTAAAAGGTATTGTTAtgggtttgattcatcttatgTGAAGCTTTTGCCTATATGGGATTTGAGGAGGGGTGGGGAGTGTTTCTTAAGAGTCAACCCATGCATTCTAGGCCGAATTAACCTTGAAGCTACAGGATACATGAAGAGCTGTGGATGTACAATTAAAATGtgagttat
This Manihot esculenta cultivar AM560-2 chromosome 6, M.esculenta_v8, whole genome shotgun sequence DNA region includes the following protein-coding sequences:
- the LOC110618049 gene encoding uncharacterized protein LOC110618049, which codes for MCNKNIECLNKTHSPVDSQQNPHHLMDIPTSAASTGSNVSSYDETPRVKFLCSFLGSIMPRPQDGKLRYVGGETRIVSLPRDICYEELMSKMRELYEGAAILKYQQPDEDLDALVSVVNDDDVTNMMEEYEKLGSGDGFTRLRIFLFSHQEQDASSHYVDGDERESERRYVDALNNLNDGADFRRQQSESPSIGPVEDIHLQEQLFNPMNLDSGLHSQRNSEMSMLQYNLHHIAVPQRFSEMEGSWSPAIYSPGHHGQPDPRPITEFPSSPPSRYRMQFGELPDRGMDRISEEYARSQLSHHPAFDHQLPYSENVIWMPSGAISSDKAGFPNNLLHGPSVIDGNNACEHCRVAFQRNQHHLEQPNIGNAVHQVANPCAECHPNRDHFMLNADAKVHHSLYPKDQNDPRSIYGEAHGHERGWNLQHQSSPCADEARVHISGAGRLNEHYILDGPGMNYPIGHANLVDGHHMSSNYIHHQTGYELGNEVFHDQPVAASHHLHVPLPDERAVRYGNFPYAYGADSLYPMSHGHSHPQNLWRNVQNPVHSTPYETSGTTPQVNGTVNPALLRGTMEGGQRVVTSMDNQHSRIESSPKILGFDGTTTPDYSYGHPLKLAPNHCSPENKQLLAHETTRPPLPREMHNSSPILGTSGYNPDLNSRTIAEAVKMDEKTALSMDKETNHVEKVEKLDVPNIPCPDQKMIPHTNSDAALAESAHSNVLRNTEGSGDIVKVGEKDPSAVMEETKLSIDQLSFLPELIATMKKVALEEAEEVKAIVKENPDSVVLSSIGKEATLTESEVVNAQEETELDSDNDNINSNKIEPTKAEAEALERGLQTIKNDDLEEIRELGSGTYGAVYHGKWKGSDVAIKRIKASCFAGKPSERERLIADFWKEALMLSSLHHPNVVSFYGIVRDGPDGSLATVTEFMVNGSLKQFLQKKDRTIDRRKRLIIAMDAAFGMEYLHGKNIVHFDLKCENLLVNMRDPQRPVCKIGDLGLSKVKQHTLVSGGVRGTLPWMAPELLSGKSHMVSEKIDVYSFGIVMWELLTGEEPYAGMHCASIIGGIVNNSLRPQIPTWCDPEWKSLMESCWAPDPAERPSFSEVSKKLRNMAAAVNVK